Genomic DNA from Danio rerio strain Tuebingen ecotype United States chromosome 22, GRCz12tu, whole genome shotgun sequence:
gaattcatggaattcgaaaaacagtatgcgagaagtaccgggatgacttactacttccggcgagattctaaagtgcgcatcccatgcatgctgtgctatcccatgatgccccgtgagcgaattcatgaatgggagtaaagcgacgcaaattatgcaggtacgtcacgtgactgtcaaaatggcggatggagtacgtccgaattccattcatacttttcacattcatactgtatagaacacacttttctaacggccgagtagtacgtttgaATTCaattgcagtacctactgagtagtaggcggtttcggacgcagccaaccACTCGCTTTCATGATAGTGACATTTTTTAATGGTAATACTAATCATCAGGAAATTTTCCATGGTTTACTTTTAAACCAGTAATTATGACAACACCACATCTTAGGCCAGTCACGATATCTTTTTATCGTTGtaggatatattgcaccaaatatCATtgtaataaatgatattattgtcaATTCAAGACTATGACAATATAGCATCTTAATACAAGCAGCACACCATTTTCAAAGAACTCATAATtatagaaatttaataaatagacATTGGAATAGGAATGTGAAAAAActtaataaagagaaaaaagtgcaaggtaacaactaaaaaagttaaattcatttttggcttagtacTATAGTACATTAGAtgaaatactatagtgtttttaccACCCTGTCACTCACACCTCCAatactgtgcgttcacactgaaagtggtgagagcgtcaaagttcgctctggccgccctggcaacAATGCTGTCTGCATTCAGCTCCGGCGGGAGAGCATCAAAATTTGCTTCATTGTTCTTGtttttaaaggagccgttgcagcatatcatatcAGTTACATCCCCACATAAAACAAGCTTTCAAGCGTGAAGATGTTGCACACTTATTATCAAATTCTTTTAACTAAGGAAAATTTTAATTGCTCCACCTAATTaaccaatgtgtccatatgtctgcaGCAATACTCGTATTGTAATTGTCGTATAAgattcacacttttttttaagaaaaaaaaaaaaataaaaaatatatatatatatatatatatatatatatatatatatatatatatatatagcacatcagtaactcggcagtaaattttttaatgtatgttcctgtaagaaaatattgcaaataattggaaatccggcgaccgcaataatcaaacactTGGGAAAACTGTGATCGGAACCAAAGTTCTTAGTGACTGTGTTCTCTGTACTCCTCTCAAGCGATGCACTTCTACATTCCGATTGCTTGCTGCCGaactgcgtcatagctcattaccataaagttgacttgatttcaactgtTCTCGCTGCTTCTTGTCGCCGGCtcccattaaaaatgaatgacttccggctactttgacgctctcgccgcttttggTGTGAACGTGCAGTTAGAGATGCGCAATTGTAATCAGCCAAATTGTATATGTATTACAAATTGATATataagattgtttcagcacatttctaagcttatagttttaaaaacttatttctaataactgtatattttatctttgccatgatgacagtaaataatatttgactagatatttttcaagacacttctatacagcttaaagtgacatttaaaggcttgactaggttaataaggtgaactaggcaggttagattaattaggcaagttcttgtataacgatggtttgttctgtagactattgaaaacaaaaattagcttaaaggggctaataattttgtcttaaaaatgtttttaaaaaaattaatacctggttttattctagccgaaataaaacaaataagactttctccggaagaaaaaatattatcagacatactgtgaaaacttcattggtctgttaaaaagaaaaaaagaaaataaaaatcaaaagggggctaataattctgacttcaactgtgtgtgtgtgtgtgtgtgtatatatatatatatatatatatatatacagtatattgcatcaccaaaaataatTGGCGTCTTGTTGATGTGTTATAAGTGGATATATTGAAAGAAAATTGTAAAGATGCTGTGACCACTTAcatgtaaaatcaataaaaatgtaatcacaAAAATAATTAGTCGGTATATTGATTACAGGCCTAAGTACAGGACTAGAAAAGTCTATAAATATGATGATTCTAATCGAGCACCTCTTCATTCTGTCTTTCAGTGACACAAAGAGATGGAAAATTCCATTCGGAGCTTTCTAAGCTCACTGTCATTGGTCGAATACGGCATGATGAACTCTGATTGGCCGATTCGAAGGACGTTGGTTATTTAACAGCTTTGGACACAATTATCTGCTCACGGTCACAAGTCAAGCGAAGGAAATCACAGCACTGGACGTTCTGAAAAATGAATTTACTGTGATAGAAAAGATTTCTTACAGATGCCAGTGGCCAAAGGTTGGAGTGATCATCTTAGAGAGGTAGACGAAAAGTCTGTTATTGGATATTATAAGGGGTAAAACAAATTGTACAtgcacatttttttcatatttgtaaGGTGTTATGAAGGCTTCTTTATATTCAGTGCAGAACAGCAGATTGATTTCTGTTCTTGTCAGAATTTATGGGTTTTCTAGGGTTACAGTCTGACTTTGATTCATACCTGCAAAGCTGATTATCAAGAGTGCTCATACTTACTTTCTTAGGCTGGTGTAAAGGCACGCTTGTAGACAATTCCCACTAAATCTTtggggtgtgtcagaatcctttgAGTATTTCTGTGGTGGAGGAAAAAACATCAAGATGGTTACTACAGTTCCTTTTGTCTCCCAGTCATGCTTTATTCTGATAACCGATGTATCGGAATTTGAATAAATCTGTTATCAGAACAATTTGACTTCTGGCCTTACTATTTGCTGACTTTGTATACCTAATATTTTTGCGTAAAGTAAGTGAATTGTGTCTGTTTGAAAGCAACAACCTCTGAGGGCTGTTTTTTTTGCACTCTTAAGGGTGCAAAATGTGTGTAATTCTGCTGCATAAAATTAAAACAAGCTACAAATTTGCTGATTCTGTTCAAGATTTGTCCAGTCAGCTCTTTGAAAGGCTTGTCGGTATCCCAACTGTGAATAAAAGAGCCTGCAATGCAATTCACAAGCTATTAAAGAAATTAATGTCTTGAGAACCAAAAGCatgatgtttttatttgattttatagaTTCTatactttaaaaactaaatgcaaaGCATGCCAGAGAATGTTTTGTGCGGTACTACAGCTTGAAATGAGCCTTGCAGCACACTTGAGGGAGACATTATTCTGTAAAAGTGCCTAGTTTCTTTCAGTACCTGTTGAAAAATGCTTCCGTTTGAATGCCATGCGTTATCGCATTGTGTAAACTAAAATAGGATGTGTATCTGAGAACATCATATTGGTGAGGCAAGACTTAAACTAGAGTTAggaaagcaataaaaaaataatccttTAGCAGATGGGGCATGCTGGGAGATCAGGGGAATTGGAATTGTGATTGCTTCCCACTCCAGATGTCATCTAAGGCTAGAAATAATCTCCCGCTACCTTGACGTACAGTACATCTAAGAAGTGGTCCCCAGTCAACCATGCCACTCTGTAGATTTATTAGTACATGACGTTTTTGTCATGTCCTCTTTATAGACCTAAAGAGTAAAGGTATTACACGGTTCAACAGTGACCTGAGAGACTTTCCGGACAATAAATTTCTGCTGGTTTATTGGATCAGATGAAGAACAAACTTACCAGATCGGTGCCTCTAACAGAGTATGCCACGTAAatactccactttttttttaccCTGATGTCTCCTCAAACAATTGTCGAGAGCAGTCTTCGTCTAAAGGGGTAGGGGGGCGTCTTCTGACTTTTATCTTTAGCTTTTGGATTCACTCTTCCCGTGCTGGCATAGGGGTACGGAGGAGGCTTTTGGCTCCTGCGCTTTGAATTGATTCCTGATGTTTGAGAAGGGAGCATCTCCTGAGTTGAGTCCAATTTCGGGTCGACCTCACGCAGCCCTTGATCTCTGACGGGATATGCTGGTGGTGCCCTAGATGGAGTTGGTTTTTTGAGGGCTGGTTCATCGTGGACTCCTTGAGAGGACGCCACTTTGATGTCCATCCTTCCTGAGGGGCTCCTTCTGAAAGTATCCCCAGGTTCCTCTTGTCCTATATCAATGTCAGATGTCAACAGGTCTATTTTCTGGACTACCTGAATTCCGGAGGGAGacaaagcatattaaatgcaccAAGGAATGCAGACTGCTATTCATATCTCAAGTTTCTACAGATTTCACACAAGAGTGCTCACAGCTTGGTTTACAAGATTATGAAAATGTGATTGAAATCTGAAAGCGGCACTTTCTTCTGCCCAGTCTGAGGGAACTATAAACCACGGTCCAACGTTCCTCTTTGACGTTGAATACATTTGCTAAATGGAGCAGATCAGACCAATCCTTTCTGCATTAAAGTTTCACCATCCCCTCGCCGAAGTGAAATTGCCCAATGTGCAATAAATTCAAAGGTCTCTACAAACAGAATTCATTATTGATATGAAGGTAAATTTGAAAACTCAAAACTCATGGTCCATGAGTTATCTTAAGTACGACCATTAAAAGTATCGGGCAATTGATGGATGGGGTTTATCTAAACAGATCATTTAAATGCTGTCCTTTGTTGAACTCATCATTGAGAAACATCTGCAAACACCCCCATGTGATAAATAAATCTTTACCTCCTTCATTTCCAGATGTATCTCTTTCAGCCCATGTAGAACTTCCTCAAGATTCACAACAACTCTTTGGATCTGGTCCCGAATGGTTCTTTCTGAATGTTTTGAGCTCAAACTCGCTCCTTCTTGTCTGCTGAAATCCCCTGCTTGACACTTACGGTGGTTAGTATGATTGACATCTTTGGTAGACAGCATAACTTCCTGCACCAGACTAGATCCGTTCAAGTCTTGCATTACTACACGTCCCAGGCATCTACTTAAAGTTCCCTGTCCATTAAAAGTGCAAAGTTCTGAATCCTCACTAAAGGTCGAAATGTGAGTGTCACTTGTGTCCATCCAGTCTGATGCATGTTGCTGCGTAAGCAGAGCCCCTTGCACAGAGGCTGATTGTTGGTCTGCCCCACAAACAGGCACGCCACAGTTTCCATGACCTCTGAACTGTGTTGGCGCGTCCAGAGCACACTTCCTCAAGAAGGGGTGTGTCTCGGTTTGGTGCCGGTGGACCACAAAGCTGCATTCTCTCAAGCTGTAGTTCACAGAGACGCTGTTATGTTGCAGCCCCTTCCCAGGAGGCCGGCTCCACCGCACTCTGGTTAAATTTGTCTGACAAATCTGTCCAGTTACAGCAAGCTGCGCATGACCCCCCTGAATGTCTACGTGTTCCTTGGATGCGTATCCATTAAGGGGGGAATTCTCCTGCTTTGGTCCACAGGTGTTCCTTACATGATCCCCACTCCCAAAATAGGCAAGGAGGTCAGCTTCAGGTTTTTGTAATCCGTTATGTAGTTGGGATGATTTGATGGATTGCTCCACAATCCCTTTTGTCTCGGAGAACATTCTGCGGCCCAAGAAGGGGACTCTCGAGAGTAGGTGTCCCTTCTTCAAGTGGCCCGGCCTTGTCATTACCGGGAGATGTTTTTCTCATCTGTTCTGCGTTCAAACTTTCTCTTGCATGCTTCTTCACTTCGACCCCCACCTTCTGGTATCTTGCTTCCTCCTGCTGATGTGATCCCGGTGTGTTTTCTTTCTCTGGACTCTTACCCTTCTTTCCCCCACACCTCTCTTCTCTCCTGGTGTCCTCTTGTTTGGCGACGGGCCTCGGTTTTCCACCCGCTCCCTTAAACTCCCTGTATTTCTATTCTCCACTGGCTGTTGCTCGCTTCCTGCCTTCGACTCCCTCCCCgtcccctctctctctttctctctctctctctgtctttcgcTTGCTTACTCGCACTGCGCTGCCTCCCTTTCTGGTTCATTCTTCCTCCCACTCCCTCTTACGGCTtttcctctctccctctcttgaTCTCGTTTACCTACTTTCAGGAAACTCGTCTTTACCTCAATCAGCAAGCGGGGACTTGATGGGGGGTTTAATCCGGTGCTGATGCTGTGCCCCTCCATATATATATGTTCTCAGCCTCGGGACTGATCTGATTACTCCTGTTCTGCCTGAGTACGCTACAATTACACTCGTGATTTTATAGCAGGATGCCAGGGGGAGGCAGACTCCCCCCTCTCTTAGTGCTTTATGGGGCAGCACAAGCAGGGCTAgtccctaaaaaaaaaagaaaaacgcaTGAGGATGTgacttttaaaattaataacCTGGCACACTGCAGCATGAAAATACTTATTCATGTCTTTGGTTTATTTCTGGTTCATCTGGTATGCAGGAGCCCTCAAAAAGTGCAAATGCTCAAGTTTTTAATTCTGCATTAGGGGGCATTTTAACAGCATGTTTCTGATGATCTCTAGAATCCTCTATTCAAAATGCCATTATCCTGAAGGTCAGTGCGTATATTTCACACGTTTTGAAGAATTTATTGTTGCGTGGTTACAATCCTGAGGTAACATCTATGTTCCCCTGTATTTGAGATTGAAAGGTCATAATACTTACTACAACCATTGTTATTCCCCATCTTCTTTCGGTTTTCGGTTCTTTTCTCATTTCCACATAAACTGACTGTCTACCCTGACAAAGGTCAAAGATTTTACCCTTGGCACAGTCTCTGATTCATATCAAACCAAATATGGATGTGAAAATATGCAGTTCTGACTCTTGACTGATACAATATATTGCagtctaataataattttaaaaaatgtatgatgtGCTTTTCTTAGTCCCAAAGCACTACAATGCATACAAACAACTCAAGAATGTCGAGATTTCAAAAAATACGTCCAAAATAATCCAAGTAATAACTTACACAGCAGTTATCAATAAAACCGTTTGGTTAAGTGcgccgacatatagcaccatcatacctgccaacatgtctGTGAAAATCTGGGGGGAGGTGGGGATTCGCGAAATGAATATCGGGGTTTGGttggggttggggtgggggtttCGCAAGGAGGAGGGAGGTAGAGTAGCGAACTGAACAGCAGAAGGGGTGGAGGGGGTTGCAAACTGAAGAGTGGGGTCCCTGGTCTGTACTACCAATTACGGCAATCCGGGGACTATACCAAAAAAAATTCTGGGAGTTTTGCGGGAGACAACAaaatgggagatgggtctgaaatatgggaaaAACGttagtgttgacaggtatgagcACCGTGGTGCTTCGGCGACCCAAGATCGATTGATGGCATGAGGTCCTTTcccgacccttcccctctctctatTCCCATTACTTTCCTGTCTGCAACCTCTACTGTCCTTTCCGAATAAAGGTGAAAactcctaaaaaataaaaataaaaccaataaataagcaaaatttTAATtgataaatcacaatttaatctTGAAGAGTTTCTTAAAACAATCCAAGGAAACAGCATTCCTAATATACGCAGGTAAATCATTCCATAATTTAGGCACTCAAAGAAAAGGCCCTTAATGAACCGTAAGCATACACAATGTTTATAGCTTAGCATTTTTTTTTGGAGTGTCACTTCTTCGCATCATTAATCATTCTGCAAATGAGGTCAAGTCCAGGACTTTGCATTGTGGGATAGAGTAGCAAACAATGCATTCAGAAACTGGTTATCAGTTCCATTTAGTTACGATACTAATGGAAGAAATGTAATCATTAAAAGAAGGCTGAATTATAAACATAAAACCTCTGTGCGCAACATTAGGCCCAGCAGCCAACGGCAACACGACTCTGAAATGTCACTCTCCTACATTACCGATAAACAACTTAAAAGCCCCCACAAAGATGCTATCATCAGTTTCCGCAGGCTAGCAGTCTCAAAACGCCGGTCAGAGGGCCTTCTGTTTGACACCAGACACATCTCTGCCGCAGCAAACACAGGGCTTTGAGACGTCACTCTCATGCTGAGTGCGAGCCATAAATAGCAGAAAAACGCAGCAGTTCATTTGAAATTCAGTTTGGACGCGTAAGTGCTGTTACCTGTCAAGACTGACGACACTATATTACACTTAATAGCCTGCAGATGCTCTTCAACAGCTGTGATGTTCAGACTCAGACATTTACGCGGCACATCACCAGCGCTTCgcacattttctgttttgttctgAATTCTGATGCCACTAGCTAGCTGATTGCTAATACGTGCTATAAATGTGATTTTCGTCTTTTGTCTTGTGGTCATTTCTGCACCACTGGTGGCTGTTACCAAGACAACTGACAGGCAGCCGGGAAGGCAGCCATGCGTTTTGCAGGTTAGGTGTGAAGGGACATTGCGGAGATTGGGTCAATGAATGATGTCACCGCCGGCTATTAATAACTCTGGAATTCCAGCTCTGATACATAAACTTCAGGATAAACAAGGTGATACAACGCCATCTGAATGCATAACCTTGAGAGACGCACAGAATATCAATGAATTCTTTATATAGGctgtgtatttattaaataaataattgctttACGTTCACGTTTTCTTTTAAGTGAAAACAAACGCGGCGGGTTTAGATCCCCCGAGGACGTTCTGGAGGAGAGAAAAGCAAGGGAGgaggtggagaaaaaaaaaactaaaggttTAAGAACTTAAGTCCCTGGTAACTGTCACGTCTCAGGTATCAGCCGGAGGGGGATTGAGCATCAGCATAGAGAATGGAAGCTGTGTCAGAACGACACACCGAAACAGCCGTGAGACGAATAGCAAATGAAACCAGCGTGGCAtcacacatttttagatttttacattgTCTTGTTCTCAGCGGTCCTGTGAACATCCCAGCCATTGCTTTCAAACTCTAGACTACCTGAGGGAGAATTCTGATTATGCTGAAACCATACTGTAAACACGGATGCCCTACATAAACACAGAGAGCGAAAGAGTTGTGGAGGAAACTTAGACAATTCTCTGGATTGAATAGATATaggattaggacagtaaggtctgacttttctTAGACTTAGGTCTTGCaccttaacagaaataatgtccagtatggAATATTaggtcatgctgcagtggaaacggaatgaatattgtgtctgactccatcatgagcttggaggtctGCGTTTGCATCCCTGCAGTGACTTAAATcgcttaataaagtcatctggaaaggcaaagtgttcttgcaggactcccagagttcaagaccctttgaattcatcttcagtgcctccatcttaccccagacatgctcaataatgttcatgtctggtgactgggctgaccaatcataattggtgatgaaaataaatgatgttcaataagatgtacttgtgtttactactCGTTTATTCGGTTAAagatgaattttgaactgtaggcctacataatgACGAACTGTTTACAGAAAGTAGCTTTGTGTCAATCAATCCAAGCTCTTTTTTTCCCTTCTTTCACACGTCACTCAGGCAgacaagttgtttacattttctgGTGACAAACTAGATCTATTTTTCTGCACAAAATGGcctgctaaagaaaaaaaaaaaaaaaaaaaaaaagtctcccgCATGGTAGAGTTGTGGCAGGAGTCCGAAAGTATTTACGGGCAATGCGGGCCATCAGAGTGACTACTATTAACAGAGTGACTAACTATTAGTTGTAAACAACTAGCAATCATCAAGAAGCAAACATAATGGGGTGGTAATTAATAAGCTGAGTAATTAAATGATGTCACTTAAAATTAGGAGTGAAAAAGAGTGGTCCCCAGCTGGCATCGATGTGGTGTACGGTAACGCAGAGGTAGTTATCGTTGTTGACAGAAGACTTAGTTTTGTCAAGGATTCCATTGGGAAGcttcttaaaaataaattttccCTGAAGCAAACCCGGAGGCTTCATAgctgcatccatgttagcacaCGGCGTTTGATGGggtaatttcacagtaggaatacacacaggttcgaaGGCTCGTTCTCGCCCCCTTTAGTGCAATTCGGCCAAGTATACATCTGCACCAAAATATTagggtgaaagtcatcatagcttgcgtaaaGTAGAACCAGCTACCAACCCAACTTTAAGAAAagataaacagcaaaaaaaaattaatcggcCAATAAAAGTCTCGCGTCAACACAGCATGTTTACACCAATAACGggccaccactaatatatatatatatatatatatatatatatatatatatatatatatatatacatacacatatttacacatacatatatatatatatatatatatatatatatatatatatatatatatgtgtgtgtgtgtgtgtgtgtgtgtatatatatgtatgtactgtatgtatatatatatatatatatatatatatatatatatatatatatatatatatatatatatatatatatatatgtatgtatgtataaatatatgtgtgtgtgtgtgtatatacatacatatatacatatatgtataaatatgtatgtatatatatatatat
This window encodes:
- the LOC101884287 gene encoding uncharacterized protein → MTRPGHLKKGHLLSRVPFLGRRMFSETKGIVEQSIKSSQLHNGLQKPEADLLAYFGSGDHVRNTCGPKQENSPLNGYASKEHVDIQGGHAQLAVTGQICQTNLTRVRWSRPPGKGLQHNSVSVNYSLRECSFVVHRHQTETHPFLRKCALDAPTQFRGHGNCGVPVCGADQQSASVQGALLTQQHASDWMDTSDTHISTFSEDSELCTFNGQGTLSRCLGRVVMQDLNGSSLVQEVMLSTKDVNHTNHRKCQAGDFSRQEGASLSSKHSERTIRDQIQRVVVNLEEVLHGLKEIHLEMKEVVQKIDLLTSDIDIGQEEPGDTFRRSPSGRMDIKVASSQGVHDEPALKKPTPSRAPPAYPVRDQGLREVDPKLDSTQEMLPSQTSGINSKRRSQKPPPYPYASTGRVNPKAKDKSQKTPPYPFRRRLLSTIV